A genomic stretch from Spirochaeta lutea includes:
- the mazF gene encoding endoribonuclease MazF, translating to MVKKTYIPNRGDIVWLDFNPQLGHEQRGRRPALVLSHEKYNEKIGLGIFCPITSKTKGYPFEVKIFGKKINGCILSDQIKSLDWKTRNIEYVEKSKEEIVDEVLEKIKVIIE from the coding sequence GTGGTAAAAAAAACATACATCCCCAATAGAGGCGATATTGTCTGGTTAGATTTTAACCCGCAATTAGGCCATGAACAAAGAGGCCGGCGACCAGCATTAGTTCTATCTCATGAAAAATATAATGAAAAAATTGGCTTAGGAATTTTCTGCCCTATTACTAGCAAAACCAAAGGATATCCATTTGAAGTTAAAATCTTTGGGAAAAAAATAAATGGATGTATACTAAGTGATCAAATAAAAAGTCTAGATTGGAAAACAAGAAATATAGAATATGTAGAAAAATCTAAAGAAGAAATTGTCGATGAAGTGCTTGAAAAAATTAAAGTGATCATTGAATAA